The Pseudanabaena sp. PCC 6802 genomic interval GATAGCTAGCTTACACGCATCATTTCAGAGCTTACGCGCATCATTTCAGATTGCTATAATAGCCGCATAAATCAGCAAAAGCTATGTCCGCAAACATACTCCTAGTTGACGACGAACCCAGACTCAGAGAAGCCGTGCAAGCATATCTAGAAGACAGTGGTTTCAATATCCAAGTTGCCAGCAATGCCCGCGAAGCGTGGCAGTTCATCGAACAAGCCACGCCCGATCTCGTCATCTCGGACATCATGATGCCCCAGGTAAGTGGCTACGAGTTCCTCAAGCAAATGCGCTCCGATGAAAGATTTGCTAACTTACCCGTGATCTTTCTGACTGCACGAGGCATGACCAGCGATCGCATCGCAGGCTATCAGGCAGGATGCGATGCCTACCTACCCAAACCATTCGACCCAGACGAACTAGTTGCCATTATCGAGAATCTGCTTCGTCGCAATCCCCAGCCAGCCATGGTCGCTAACGCTACGCCGGAGATCAACGACTTAGCCGGACAATTAGCAGAGATCAAAGCCCTGCTCAAGCAAAAAACACCCGAGAACCAATCGTCTATTGTTACGACACCCCCCCCCATCAAAATCGAATTTACCCCCCGCGAGCAAAGCGTCCTGGAACTTGTTGTAGAGGGGCTGATGAATAAAGAGATTGCCCGTCGCCTCGGTACGACCATCCGTAACGTTGAAAAATATGTCAGCCGACTCTTTAGCAAGACAGGTACTAGCAGCCGCACAGAACTAGTGCGCTATGCCCTACAACATGGTCTAGTTACATAGCCAAAAGATACCTGCCAAGCAAGGTAACAGAACCCATATCCTCAAAACACTTATCTAGAGAGCATTCCAGATTTCACAGAGGGGGCACAAAAAAAGGGTATTGACTAATTCAGGGAGGTATTGCTATACTAGCGAAGCGCGAAAAACGCAGCGGAACCAAGACAAGAAGAATAGTAGTAAGCCAAGAGAAGCCATCAGAACTCGTCAAGAGAGAATAGAGGCCAAATTATATTGCTAATAGCAAGAATAGTAAGGCAAAAACAAGAAGAGCACAAGCATCTTTATGAAAGTCTTTATTAAGGTAGAGACACCATGGAGAGTTTGATCCTGGCTCAGGATGAACGCTGGCGGTATGCTTAACACATGCAAGTCGAACGCTTGTAGCAATACAAGAGTGGCGGACGGGTGAGTAACGCGTAAGAATCTGGCTCCAGGTTCGGGACAACGGCTGGAAACGGCCGCTAATACCGGATGTGCCGAGAGGTGAAAGCTTTAGTGCCTGGAGATGAGCTTGCGTCTGATTAGCTAGTTGGAGTGGTAACGGCACACCAAGGCGACAATCAGTAACTGGTCTGAGAGGATGACCAGTCACACTGGGACTGAGACACGGCCCAGACTCCTACGGGAGGCAGCAGTGGGGAATTTTCCGCAATGGGCGAAAGCCTGACGGAGCAATACCGCGTGAGGGAAGAAGGTCTGTGGATTGTAAACCTCTTTTGTTAGGGACGATAATGACGGTACCTAACGAATAAGCCTCGGCTAACTCCGTGCCAGCAGCCGCGGTAAGACGGAGGAGGCAAGCGTTATCCGGAATTATTGGGCGTAAAGCGTACGCAGGTGGGTTGACAAGTCTTATGTCAAAGACCGGGGCTTAACCCCGGGAAGGCATAGGAAACTGTTAATCTAGAGTGCGGTAGGGGCAGGAGGAATTCCCGGTGTAGCGGTGAAATGCGTAGATATCGGGAAGAACACCAGCGGCGAAAGCGTCCTGCTAGGCCGTAACTGACACTCATGTACGAAAGCTAGGGGAGCGAATGGGATTAGATACCCCAGTAGTCCTAGCCGTAAACGATGGATACTAGGTGTAGCGAGTATCGACCCTCGCTGTGCCGTAGCTAACGCGTTAAGTATCCCGCCTGGGGAGTACGGTCGCAAGATTGAAACTCAAAGGAATTGACGGGGGCCCGCACAAGCGGTGGAGTATGTGGTTTAATTCGATGCAACGCGAAGAACCTTACCAGGGCTTGACATGTCGCGAATCCCTCTGAAAGGAGGGAGTGCCTTCGGGAGCGCGAACACAGGTGGTGCATGGCTGTCGTCAGCTCGTGTCGTGAGATGTTGGGTTAAGTCCCGCAACGAGCGCAACCCACGTTTTTAGTTGCCAGCATTAAGTTGGGCACTCTAGAGAGACTGCCGGTGACAAACCGGAGGAAGGTGTGGATGACGTCAAGTCAGCATGCCCCTTACGTCCTGGGCTACACACGTACTACAATGGCTGGGACAGAGAGTTGCAAGTTCGCGAGGACAAGCTAATCTCATAAACTCAGTCTTAGTTCAGATCGCAGGCTGCAACTCGCCTGCGTGAAGGCGGAATCGCTAGTAATCGCAGATCAGAATGCTGCGGTGAATACGTTCCCGGGCCTTGTACACACCGCCCGTCACACCATGGAAGCTGGTCACGCCCGAAGTCGTTATCCTAACCCTTGTGGAGGGAGACGCCTAAGGCAGGGCTGGTGACTGGGGTGAAGTCGTAACAAGGTAGCCGTACCGGAAGGTGCGGCTGGATCACCTCCTTTTAGGGAGACCTACCTCACTTAAGTGTTGGAGCAATCTACCAAGACACTAAAGTGCAGGCCAATCCCAAGGTCGGTCGAGATTCGGATGGCAGGCTTACGAAACAATTGAAGGGACTGGTTTCGACAGAGACGGAATAGGTAGTAGGGAGAATAGATAACTACTACCTATTTCGAGCTCTGAGTAACGGACATGGGCTATTAGCTCAGATGGTTAGAGCGCACCCCTGATAAGGGTGAGGTCCCTGGTTCGAGTCCAGGATGGCCCACTGCTGGGGGTATAGCTCAGTTGGTAGAGCGCCTGCTTTGCACGCAGGAAGTCAGCGGTTCGAGTCCGCTTACCTCCACCAAACCACCAAACAAGCGCGAAGAGGAAGAATTCAGCACCTCAACTCGTTATCACGAGAGAGCATGCTGGGTTGTCAATCCAGTCAGAACCATGAAAACTGCATAGTAGAAAGAGAAAGAAGTAACTTGAAGAAGTTAGTTGCAGAAGAGATTTCGGACGTAACTAACGGCAAAAGCAAGTAAACACCAATGAAGACTGCAAGATTGCGGTCAAGCTACAAAGGGCTTACGGTGGATACCTAGGCACAGGAAGGCGAAGAAGGACGTGGTTACCGACGATACGCTTCGGGGAGCTGGAAGCAAGCAACGATCCGGAGGTTTCCGAATGGGGCAACCCTATACACGGCTGGTTGAATCCATAGACCAGTACGAGCAAACCCAGCGAATTGAAACATCTTAGTAGCTGGAGGAAGAGAAAATAAATAATGATTTCCTTAGTAGCGGCGAGCGAAGGGGAAAGAGCCCAAACCACTCGGCAAGACTGGGTGGGGTTATAGGACAGCACAACTGTACAGAGATCGATTAGACGAAGTGTTTGAAAGACACGCCAGAGGGAGTGAAAGCCTCGTAGTCGAAAGTTGAATCTGGCAAGCTGGATCCTGAGTAGCACGGTACACGAGAAATTCCGTGTGAATTCGCGAGGACCACCTCGTAAGGCTAAATACTCGCCTGTGACCGATAGCGAACGAGTACCGCGAGGGAAAGGTGAAAAGAACCCCGAGAGGGGAGTGAAATAGAACATGAAACCGTAAGCTTACAAGCAATAGGAGGACGATTAAACGTCTGACTGTGTGCCTGTTGAAGAATGAGCCGGCGACTTATAGGCAGTGGCAGGTTAAGGCGGAAATGCCGGAGCCAAAGCGAAAGCGAGTCTGAATAGGGCGATAGTCACTGTTTATAGACCCGAACCCGGGTGATCTAACCATGGGCAGGATGAAGCTTGGGTAACACCAAGTGAAGGTCCGAACCGACCGATGTTGAAAAATCGGCGGATGACCTGTGGTTAGGGGTGAAATGCCAATCGAACCCGGAGCTAGCTGGTTCTCCCCGAAATATGTTGAGGCATAGCGGTTGCGATTATAGTCTGGGGGTAAAGCACTGAATCGGTGCGGGCGGAGAGATCTGTACCAAATCGAATCAAACTCTGAATACCAGATGCACACGCAACCAGTCAGACTGTGGGAGATAAGTTCCATGGTCAAGAGGGAAACAGCCCAGATCACCAGCTAAGGTCCCCAAGCTATCGCTAAGTGGATAAGGAGGTAGGAATACAGAGACAACCAGGAGGTTTGCCTAGAAGCAGCCACCCTTGAAAGAGTGCGTAATAGCTCACTGGTCAAGTGTTCCTGCGCCGAAAATGAACGGGACTAAGCGATACACCGAAGCTGTGGGATAAGAATATTATCGGTAGGGGAGCGTTCTGCGGTAGTGAGAAGCATTAGCGCGAGCAGATGTGGACGAAGCAGAAGTGAGAATGTCGGCTTGAGTAGCGCAAACATTGGTGAGAATCCAATGCCCCGAAAACCCAAGGTTTTCTCCGCAAGGCTCGTCCACGGAGAGTTAGTCAGGACCTAAGGCGAGGTCGAAAGACGTAGTCGATGGACAATCGGTCAATATTCCGATACCGATATTGGTTTGTGCAGAGGGACGCAGGAGGCGAACATCAGCCACGTGTTGGATTGTGGTTCAAGCACTCGAGGTGAAGAGGGACGGCGAAAACGTTCCGAGCCAAGATGCGAGTACGAGGGTCTACGGACTCGAAGTGATGTAGTCAGGCTGCCAAGAAAAGCTCTAAACACGTTAAGCCAATATTGCCTGTACCCGAAACCGACACAGGTGGGTAGGTAGAGCATACCAAGGGGCGCGAGATAACTCTCTCTAAGGAACTCGGCAAAATGGCCCCGTAACTTCGGGAGAAGGGGTGCCCACCTCAGACGTGGGCCGCAGTGAAACGATCCAAGCGACTGTTTACCAAAAACACAGGTCTCCGCAAACTCGCAAGAGGAAATATGGGGGCTGACGCCTGCCCAGTGCCGGAAGGTTAAGGAAGTCGGTCAGGGCGCAAGCCTGAAGCTGGCGACTGAAGCCCCGGTGAACGGCGGCCGTAACTATAACGGTCCTAAGGTAGCGAAATTCCTTGTCGGGTAAGTTCCGACCCGCACGAAAGGCGTAACGATTTGGATGCTGTCTCGGAGAGAGACTCGGCGAAATAGGATTGTCCGTGAAGATACGGACTACTTGCACCCGGACAGAAAGACCCTATGAAGCTTTACTATAACTTGGAATTGGGTTCGGGCTTCTCTTGCGCAGGATAGGTGGGAGGCTGTGAAGTTGTCCTTGTGGGGGCAACAGAGCCAACGGTGAGATACCACTCTGGAGAGGCTAGGATTCTAACCTTCACCCTTGAATCAGGGGAGGGAACAGTTTCAGGCGGGTAGTTTGACTGGGGCGGTCGCCTCCTAAAAGGTAACGGAGGCGCGCAAAGGTTCCCTCAGGCTGGTCGGAAATCAGCCGAAGAGTGTAAAAGCATAAGGGAGCTTGACTGCAAGACCAACAAGTCGAGCAGGGACGAAAGTCGGCTTTAGTGATCCGACGGCACAGCGTGGAATGGCCGTCGCTCAACGGATAAAAGTTACTCTAGGGATAACAGGCTGATCTCCCCCAAGAGTTCACATCGACGGGGAGGTTTGGCACCTCGATGTCGGCTCATCGCAACCTGGTGCGGAAGTACGTGCCAAGGGTTGGGCTGTTCGCCCATTAAAGCGGTACGTGAGCTGGGTTCAGAACGTCGTGAGACAGTTCGGTCCATATCCGGTGCAAGCGTAAGAGCATTGAGAGGACTCCTCCTTAGTACGAGAGGACCGGGAGGAACGCACCGCTAGTGTGCCAGTTATCGTGCCAACGGTAAACGCTGGGTAGCTATGTGCGGAGCGGATAACCGCTGAAAGCATCTAAGTGGGAAGCCCACCTCAAGATGAGTGCTCTCATGGCATAAGCCAGTAAGGTCACGGGTAGATTACCCGTTTGATAGGCGGTAAGTGGAAGTGCAGTAATGTATGCAGCTGAGCCGTACTAATAGACCGAGGGCTTGTCCTCAATCTTCTCCTCATTGGTTCCTTCTTCCTTCTACTGTGCAGCTCTCAGGGCTCTGCCCAACAGCTTTCCTGGTGCCTATGGTGCGGTGGTCCCACCCTGACCCATCCCGAACTCAGGTGTGAAACGCTGTTACGGTCAAGATACTGCAGGGGTAGCCCTTCGGGAAAATAGCTCGGTGCCAGGTTAATCTTTGCAAAAGCGGCTCTCTAAATGTAGAGCCGCTTTTGTTTTTGATAAGTTAAAGTGGCTTAAGGAAAACTAGAAATTGTAATAAATCTATGAGTGCTGAATTTGCTCAGCGTCGTCAGCAGTTAATGGAGAAAATTGGGACAGGTGTGGGCATTTTTTGTAGTGCTCCGTCTGCGATCCATCATCGGGATGTAACACATGTCTATCGGCAAGACAGCGACTTTTACTACTTAACAGGATTTAGCGAGCCCGATACGATCGCGGTTATAGCTCCTAATCATGAAGAACATAAGTTTATTCTGTTCGTCCGACCGCGAGATCGCAACGCAGAAACATGGTCTGGCTATCGTGCTGGGGTTGAGGGCGCGCAGGAGCAGTATGGTGCCGATATTGCTTACCCGATTGGCGAATTAGATGAAAAGCTACCCCAGTATTTACAAAAAGCCGACCCACTGTACTATTCTTTGGGGCGTAACGAGTATTTCGATCGCAAGATTTTGCAGCACTATCAGGCACTGATGGCAACATATCACAAGCGCGGCACTGGCCCGACTGCGATCGCGGAGGCGAGTTTACTGATCGCACCGATGCGCCTGCGTAAGAGTGACTATGAATTGGAACTGCTGAGGAAGGCGATCGCAATTTCAGCAGAAAGTCATAATCGTGCATTTCGATCCGCTACCCCTGGCATGTACGAGTACGAAATTCAGGCTCAGATCGAAAATGATTTCCGTAGAAATGGAGCTCTGGGCCCTGCCTATCCTTCGATTGTGGCAGCAGGTAAAAACTCGTGTGTTTTGCATTATGTCGAAAATAATCGGCAACTCCAAGCAGGCGACCTGTTATTAATTGATGCGGGGTGCTCCTACGAGTATTACAACGCTGATATTACCCGTACTTTTCCGGTTAGTGGTAAATTTACGCCAGAACAAAAAACTATTTACGAACTGGTATTAGAGGCACAACTAGCGGCGATCGCCCAGGTGAAGCCAGGTAACCCCTACAATGCCATTCATGATGCCTCGGTTAAAGTTATTACGGAGGGCTTGGTGGAGCTAGGACTCTTGCAGGGTTCTATAGAAGAACTTATTAAAGAGGAAAAGTACAAACCATTTTTCATGCACCGCACTGGACATTGGTTGGGGATCGACGTACACGATACTGGTGTATATCAGTACGGAGAAACCTGGCAGAATTTAGAGAAGGATATGGTTTTAACGATCGAGCCGGGTATTTATATTGCGCCGGATGCGACACCTGCAGAGGGACAGCCTGAAATTCCCGATATCTGGAAGGGCATTGGTATTCGGATTGAAGACGATGTGAGGGTAAGCGATCGGGCTGAAGGTCATGAAATTCTGACAAGTGCTGTACCGAAATCTGTTGCCGCTATGGAGAAAGCATAGCTATTATGGGTTAGTATTGCTGCATATTGAGCAGCATATTTGGTACTTGGCCCTATGGAAAACTGGGAATTTTTGTTGCAAAAACAAGGTGACAAGTCCTGGTTACCTCTAGAATCCCCAACTGTTGAAATTCTGGAGGGGCACTATCGCCTTGCCTCTAGAACCAAGCTGGCTAATGTATTAGTTGGGATTCAATTGAGCTATATACCTAGTTCCGATCTGCAGATACCCAGCCGACAAAAATTTTCTAAGCGGATCGACTCAGAAGGCTTGCTGATCGTGATGCCCTACACGCACTTTACGGCTGGTACGTGGCAGATTGAATGTATTAATTTAGAGCAAGAACCGCAAAAGAGCAGCCTTAGATCGGCGATCGTATGCTTTGAGGTACAGCCAATATCGGCAGATCTGGCAAGCGATTGGCAGCTAAACTTCCCCCAAATCGATACCCAAATTGATACCTCCATCGATCTGCGAGAGTCAGGCGCTGGGCTTAGCGATCGGCATAGTATCACGTCCCAAAAAACTAAAGATTTTGAAGAGATCGGCTCAGAGATAAAGCAAATAGAGACTGAGACAGAGTCAGAAGGGTTAGCAGGCGAAGCGGAGCCAGTTGCTAAACAATCTAAAGTTTATAACTCAGAGTCAGATTTAGTCTCAGCTTCGGACAGTATATCTTTAGCGGAGCCAGATCGACTAAACGATCGCTCTGGAGATGCAGGAACAATAGGTCTGGAAACATCAACGCTGCCCCTGAACCTAATTGTGCTCCATCAATCTCAATATCTAGTTTCTGAAACACAATTTCCCATTTTGTCTGGGATATCCTACTTGCCAGGGGAGTTGGAAGTGATTTTGAAAAGCCCTCAAAATCTTGAAATAGTCATGTATTCTAGATTTGCTCTGGAACCTCCTAAAGCCTCAAATGCTCCAATCGAATTTAGTTTTGAACTGCAAATCCCCGCGCACACATCTCAAGTGACGATCGGTGAAGTAAGATTGCACCCTTCTCCCGATCTATCGCTAATAGACGATCGCACGCATATCTACTACCAGGCGATCGCCATTACTTTTCAGTCGCAGAATATTCTGTCCGAGACAGCTCGGGAATTAACCACTGCCGCCCAGCCTCAACCGCTAGAAGCATTGCCCAATGCTGGAGCCGATGCGATCGCTTCCAAATCGACTAACTCAACAGATAGCATCTCCAATGTACCGAGTACTAAATCGCTGCAACTACCTCTTAAAGCAAACTCGGATCGACCTGTAAATAAACATTTGGCAACGAAATTAGACAAATCAACTAAGCTCCCCGAGTTACCTAAAATATCACCATTGCCTAAGATGCACTCGGGAGATGGACAGCGCGATCGCGATCTAGATGATTCTGACATGCGGCGAGAGCAGTTGTCGGAACTCGATCGAGATGAGAATATATTGGAATTGGGACAATATGAACTTGCAGGATCTGCTGAGAAGGTGTCGGCTGAACTGCCTTCAGCGCCAGAGGTCGATCCAAAGTCCAGGGATATTTTGAAATCTCTCCAAACAAATGATAGCTTCTTAGATAAGTTGCGATCGCTTACTAAGGAATCGATCGCTGAGAGCCTGCTCAGTCAGAAAGTTAGCGAACTGATTGAGGCTGAGGTCGGAAAGCTAGAGTCTGAAATAGAACAATCCCTCGATCTTGAAGATCTAGATCTTGAAGATCTGGGGAGCGAGTTCGAGCAAATGCTGCTGAATGATGAGTTATTAGCCGTTCAAGATCTGGATCGAGAACCATCTGGAGATGAACCTGTGTCCGAGCGCGTTACCAGCCCGATCGCAACGGAGACAGAAGCAGCCGTAGATTTAGGCAATGCCCCACCCACGGATTTAAGCAATTGCGCCAGCGATCCAAATGAGCCAGAAGACGAACCGCATTATTCCGAACAGGAGTTGGTGGCGATCGAAGCTTTGCAGGAGGTAGTAGCTGCTTCTGAAGCGATTAACAAATCCGCTGCGAGCGATCGGCAGGTGTTACCAACTTGGCCCGCTAACGAACCAGTACCCGCCCCCATCCTGGAAATACCTGAAAGCGAAGCGATCGCTGGGTTCCCTTTGCCAGTTCTGGTGAAATTACCGATCGTGCAGTCAAAGCTATTTGTGAAACTCTGGGTTAAGGACTGCCAAACTAGAAACATTATTGACGGGCCGCGTTGGTTAGTCGATTTCCAGTGGGGCAGCGACCCCGATTATCTGACCCTGAGCACAACGATTACGCTACCTCTAGATGTGATGGAAGTAATGTTTGAGGCAATTACAATTGAAATGCAAACTCAGAGAGAAAGCCGGAAAACGAGCATTCCTAGATCGGTAACACCACCAAACTTGTCTCTGGATGAGGAACTCGATTTCGATCCGCCCAGCAACTAAAAGTCCAGGTAGTGGTATACAAGTAATGCTTACAGTGGGGTTGTAGGGGCGCAGCCCCTACTTGGGGACTTGCCCCCAACCCCCCAATCGTTAAATTTCATTACTTCTTCAGGACTATCAAAGTCCGACCCTGGGTAGTTGTACTTAATTAGGCTGTAATAAAACTATACAATATCCACCATGTAACGTATACTACGAAAGGTTGTTAAACTACTGACTTACGTTTGTTGTCTGGTTACCAAGGAGTGTGTGCAATGCAGCAGACAGGGAAAGCCCTGACTGTTCCGCTGGATTTAATGGGAGCACCTGGAGCATTTAATCCAACGCTAATCTTGTTTTTTGGCTCTGTTATTTTGGGGATCGCCTCAACCTCAGGCTATTGGGCTTGGAATTGGCCGCATTGGTGCGTATTTATTGCTAACTTTGTAGCAATGTACGTGCTCGGCACAGTTATTCACGACGCATCCCATGGAGTAGCACATCGCAATCGCA includes:
- a CDS encoding response regulator transcription factor, which encodes MSANILLVDDEPRLREAVQAYLEDSGFNIQVASNAREAWQFIEQATPDLVISDIMMPQVSGYEFLKQMRSDERFANLPVIFLTARGMTSDRIAGYQAGCDAYLPKPFDPDELVAIIENLLRRNPQPAMVANATPEINDLAGQLAEIKALLKQKTPENQSSIVTTPPPIKIEFTPREQSVLELVVEGLMNKEIARRLGTTIRNVEKYVSRLFSKTGTSSRTELVRYALQHGLVT
- a CDS encoding aminopeptidase P N-terminal domain-containing protein → MSAEFAQRRQQLMEKIGTGVGIFCSAPSAIHHRDVTHVYRQDSDFYYLTGFSEPDTIAVIAPNHEEHKFILFVRPRDRNAETWSGYRAGVEGAQEQYGADIAYPIGELDEKLPQYLQKADPLYYSLGRNEYFDRKILQHYQALMATYHKRGTGPTAIAEASLLIAPMRLRKSDYELELLRKAIAISAESHNRAFRSATPGMYEYEIQAQIENDFRRNGALGPAYPSIVAAGKNSCVLHYVENNRQLQAGDLLLIDAGCSYEYYNADITRTFPVSGKFTPEQKTIYELVLEAQLAAIAQVKPGNPYNAIHDASVKVITEGLVELGLLQGSIEELIKEEKYKPFFMHRTGHWLGIDVHDTGVYQYGETWQNLEKDMVLTIEPGIYIAPDATPAEGQPEIPDIWKGIGIRIEDDVRVSDRAEGHEILTSAVPKSVAAMEKA